CCGCCTCTGCTCTCATCTCAGAGATGCACATTACACGCTCTTTTCTGTAGTAGTTATGCAACGCTACCTTGACTTCCTCAAGGTCATAGCGGGTTGAGTTGCTGTAGGACTTGTAGCAAGGAATGACTTTTCTATATCTCAGCTGGTAAATGTGGTTGCGCTTCACTCCTAGCGCATCTGCCAGCTGCCCTGCTGTCAAACACTTATTATCTATGATCATGATTGGGATGTTTCGGGGGTTTGTAATGTTGATAGCTTAGAACACCTTGGCGGACGATTATCCGTCACAACCAATTCATAGATGTAATCGGTCATTGTAAGGTTTCTTGCCTTAGCCTTTTCCTTGACCATTTCATGGAAACTTCTAG
This portion of the Limibacter armeniacum genome encodes:
- a CDS encoding helix-turn-helix domain-containing protein encodes the protein MIIDNKCLTAGQLADALGVKRNHIYQLRYRKVIPCYKSYSNSTRYDLEEVKVALHNYYRKERVMCISEMRAEAEFNNRKRSQRSIA